The Torulaspora globosa chromosome 8, complete sequence genome segment TTacactttgaagaacacTATCTTTGAGAAAAGTCTGCTTGTAAAGTCTATCGCGCCTAGAGGTATCATCAATAGGGCTAACATCTGTTTCATGAGCTCGGTTTTACAGGTGCTGCTGTATTGCAAACCTTTCATTAACATATTGAACGTTGTCAGTGCTAGAAAATTGAGCCCAAAAGCGGGATTGTCCCAGTGTACGCTTCTCGATGCTTGCGTTAACTTTTATAAGCAGTTCGACAGAGAAACTTTCGAGCAGGAGAAAAGCTCTGCGTCGAAGGGGAAGCAACAATCTCCCAATTCCGTGGCGTCCTTGGCAGATGCTATCAAGCCTGATGAATTTTACAGTGCTTTGTCGACTATCCCAAAGTTCAAAGACCTGAAATGGGGCCATCAAGAGGATGCTGAAGAGTTCTTGACTCACTTACTTGATCAACTGCATGAAGAGTTCATCTGTTCCATCGACTCTTTAACTGACAACGAGATCCAAAACTTGCTGCAAAGCTTAAACGAtgaagacttgaagattttcttcattcGCAATTTACCGAGGTACAAGAAAGCTGAATTTATCAAGAATCCGTCATCAGCTTTAAAGGAGATGGTGGCTAAATACGGTACTATCAACGAGGAtaacgatgaagatggcaACGGATGGCATGAAGTGAGTGGTACGAGCAAAAAGGGAAAGAAAAATAAAACTGCAGCCAAAAGAACTGTTGAAATGGAACCGTCCCCCATGTCCTGCTTATTTGGTGGGCAGTTTCGCTCTGTTTTAGACATTCCTAATAACAAAGAGTCGCAATCGATCACGCTGGATCCCTTTCAGACCATTCAGTTGGATATCTCCGAAAGCTCCGTTAATGATTTAGAGacagctttcaagaaattcagCGAATTCGAATTGTTGCCAttcaaatcttcttctgggACTGATGTTCAAGCCAAAAAACAGACTTTCATTGACAAGCTACCGCAGGTGTTATTGATCCAACTCAAGAGATTCCAGTTTATTAGCAACCCAGATAAAGATAACGGTATGGTCAACTACAACGCATACAATGGTCGTATCGAGAAGATTTGCAAGAAAATCAACTACGGCCATGAACTTATAATACCAATCGAGTCGATATCCTGCAAGAATGCCCAGAGAGTTGAAGACAAGCAATATAGTTTATCTGGCATAATCTATCACCATGGTTCAAGTCCTGATGGAGGCCACTACACCGCGGATGTTTATCACGATGAGACAGACAAGTGGTATAGGATAGACGACGTTAATATAACCGAAGTACAAAAGGATGACGTCTTGAAAGGTGGAGAAGAAGGTCCCGGGTCGAGAACCGCATATATACTGATGTATCAAAAGAAGTAATTGCATGTAATTTTAATGGAATATCCTATGAAAGATCTGCTCTTCATATCAGATTGGAGTTCATCCCAGAAAGCACTGAGATATTCGGTGCAAAAAATGATTTCGCCCAGGATCGAACTGGGGACGTTCTGCGTGTtaagcagatgccataacCAACTAGACCACGAAACCATAGATGTTCGAGTTGATTTGAAATCAAGAGTCTGATGATTCAGTGATCTTAGGCTCATCAAGTTGCAATCTTTGGCGCCAGCATTCAACACTGAATGCTGGGCGTATCACTATTGCACTTTAGTAGCATTTCCTTTAGCTGCTGACAGGCTAATTTTTCGATTCAAAGTGCTGGTTTCTCAGGACTGAGGATCCGTTATTAAATGGGCTCCTGCTGTGGCCCATCTGCACTGCAGAATTACCATATTTAGTTCACTAGTCGAGAGTGGCTTGTAATGGCCATCGGTACCTTTTTTTCATTATACTATACTATAAAGCCAGTATCATTAGTTATAGTCATACTTGCTTATTTCGTTACAACATAAACTTCACTAACTAATGGATAATGGATCAAGATGTCGATAGAGAACTTACTTCATTGCAGCTGAATCTTGATCATTAAGAGTTCAATGTGGCTTCTTGCCTGGAGACTACAACTTC includes the following:
- the UBP3 gene encoding mRNA-binding ubiquitin-specific protease UBP3 (ancestral locus Anc_8.202), with protein sequence MSAVNSRDGGDESYSMYPKSSSPPLPAQGTMHFPTYQPPVPIYAYPQMPYMYAGQTPGYPFNMMNQSQMLYQGNSSMPQGSGGGSKKKWNNSSSGGSGLPNGSVSSAKTHNYHHHQGSATFHPLNSSNGGSPAANTVNLASRADQYKFEISKLDGSPAGSERKYPLLFNSTEEEYAVASNRRNGLRMKALGICNFASTQKGDVKAVEVEDIDAASSPVHINGTKTPVESDVVAQVAGETSEASGASTPDLRPTAAAPATVKTTPKSWSAIASGAISKSKSSAGSATRQDASKPLVQQPASALAPQKKDKKYIPPSTKGIEPLGSVALRMCLDPDYIDYTLKNTIFEKSLLVKSIAPRGIINRANICFMSSVLQVLLYCKPFINILNVVSARKLSPKAGLSQCTLLDACVNFYKQFDRETFEQEKSSASKGKQQSPNSVASLADAIKPDEFYSALSTIPKFKDLKWGHQEDAEEFLTHLLDQLHEEFICSIDSLTDNEIQNLLQSLNDEDLKIFFIRNLPRYKKAEFIKNPSSALKEMVAKYGTINEDNDEDGNGWHEVSGTSKKGKKNKTAAKRTVEMEPSPMSCLFGGQFRSVLDIPNNKESQSITLDPFQTIQLDISESSVNDLETAFKKFSEFELLPFKSSSGTDVQAKKQTFIDKLPQVLLIQLKRFQFISNPDKDNGMVNYNAYNGRIEKICKKINYGHELIIPIESISCKNAQRVEDKQYSLSGIIYHHGSSPDGGHYTADVYHDETDKWYRIDDVNITEVQKDDVLKGGEEGPGSRTAYILMYQKK